One genomic segment of Nocardia spumae includes these proteins:
- a CDS encoding methylmalonyl-CoA mutase family protein has product MPIGSDPGADTVPGYAAWRKGVAGVLAKSRRVDAAELGDEPERLLEVTNYDGVTVAPLYTRRDELPEQPLPGQFPFVRGNEATRDVHRGWHVSARFGGADPARVNEEILAALENGVSAVWLGVGVEGVPVAGLPDALRGLLFELAPLSVRAGADTAAAAAQVLAVLDAYQVADRSDIRVFLGASPLTGEFASIPDISVEGAVELARTAAERPEAVRAITVCGTVFHDAGASDAQEIGAAVAAGLDYLRLLTDAGLDIADALDQVSFRFAATDDQFETIAKFRAARRLWARVAHQVGAPDFGNAPQHAVTSEAMLSQRDPWVNMLRTTLAAFGAGVGGADLVTVLPFDAALPAGELGVSQAFSERMARNTQLLLLEESHLGHVQDPGAGSWHVESLTDEVAAAAWAFMQELERAGGYRAALGSGVLAERIAETKARRESDIAHRRTAVTGVNEFPNLAEEPLSEAARATGSAARYGAAFEQLRNRSDAYLATHGRRPRALLVPLGPVAEHNVRVTFTANVLASGGIETVHPGPVAIAGIGAAATESEATLAVLCGADARYGTEAAAAVQQLRSAGVATVLLAGPEKAVAEVTGTQRPDGFLTARMDAVATLSGLLEKLGA; this is encoded by the coding sequence ATGCCGATTGGTTCAGATCCGGGCGCGGACACCGTGCCCGGGTACGCCGCGTGGCGTAAGGGCGTGGCCGGAGTTCTGGCCAAATCCCGCAGGGTCGATGCCGCCGAACTCGGGGACGAGCCGGAGCGTCTGCTCGAGGTCACCAATTACGACGGAGTGACCGTCGCGCCGCTGTACACCCGCCGCGACGAGCTGCCCGAGCAGCCACTGCCGGGACAGTTCCCGTTCGTCCGCGGTAACGAGGCGACCCGGGATGTGCACCGGGGCTGGCACGTCAGCGCCCGGTTCGGCGGGGCGGATCCGGCCCGGGTCAACGAGGAGATCCTGGCGGCGCTGGAAAACGGCGTCAGCGCGGTGTGGCTGGGTGTCGGGGTCGAGGGGGTGCCGGTGGCCGGGCTGCCGGACGCGCTGCGCGGTCTGTTGTTCGAACTCGCGCCGCTGAGTGTGCGGGCCGGGGCCGATACCGCGGCCGCGGCCGCGCAGGTGCTGGCGGTGCTCGACGCCTATCAGGTCGCCGATCGCTCCGATATCCGCGTGTTCCTCGGTGCGTCGCCGCTGACCGGTGAGTTCGCCTCGATTCCCGATATCTCGGTGGAGGGCGCGGTGGAGCTGGCTCGCACCGCCGCCGAGCGCCCCGAGGCGGTGCGCGCGATCACGGTGTGCGGCACCGTATTCCACGACGCGGGCGCTTCCGACGCGCAGGAGATCGGCGCGGCCGTCGCCGCGGGCCTGGACTACCTGCGCCTGCTGACCGATGCCGGACTCGATATCGCCGACGCGCTGGATCAGGTGAGTTTCCGGTTCGCGGCCACCGACGATCAATTCGAGACCATCGCGAAGTTCCGCGCCGCCCGCCGGTTGTGGGCCCGGGTGGCGCACCAGGTGGGCGCGCCCGACTTCGGCAACGCCCCGCAGCACGCGGTCACCTCCGAAGCGATGCTCAGCCAGCGCGATCCCTGGGTGAACATGTTGCGCACCACGCTGGCCGCCTTCGGCGCCGGCGTGGGTGGCGCCGATCTGGTCACCGTGCTGCCGTTCGACGCGGCCCTGCCCGCCGGGGAACTCGGTGTCTCGCAGGCGTTCTCCGAGCGCATGGCGCGCAACACCCAGCTCCTGCTGCTCGAGGAGTCGCACCTGGGGCACGTGCAGGATCCGGGCGCCGGCTCCTGGCATGTGGAGAGCCTGACCGACGAGGTCGCCGCGGCGGCGTGGGCGTTCATGCAGGAACTCGAACGGGCCGGCGGATATCGCGCGGCGCTGGGTTCGGGCGTGCTGGCCGAGCGGATCGCCGAGACGAAGGCGCGCCGCGAATCCGATATCGCGCACCGCCGCACCGCGGTCACCGGTGTGAACGAATTCCCGAACCTCGCCGAGGAACCGTTGTCGGAAGCCGCGCGGGCGACCGGCTCGGCGGCCCGCTACGGTGCGGCCTTCGAGCAATTGCGCAATCGCTCCGATGCGTACCTGGCCACCCATGGTCGTCGCCCGCGGGCGCTGCTGGTGCCGCTGGGACCGGTGGCCGAGCACAATGTGCGGGTGACCTTCACCGCGAACGTGCTGGCCTCGGGCGGAATCGAGACCGTCCACCCGGGCCCGGTGGCGATCGCCGGAATCGGCGCCGCCGCCACCGAATCCGAGGCGACCCTCGCGGTGCTGTGCGGCGCCGACGCCCGCTACGGGACCGAGGCCGCGGCCGCGGTGCAGCAGTTGCGCAGCGCCGGTGTCGCCACGGTTCTGCTTGCCGGGCCGGAGAAAGCGGTGGCGGAGGTGACCGGCACACAGCGGCCGGACGGATTCCTCACCGCTCGCATGGACGCGGTGGCCACCCTGTCCGGCCTGCTGGAGAAGCTGGGAGCGTAA
- the scpA gene encoding methylmalonyl-CoA mutase, protein MTTRDVNHVIGSFAEVPLGDSSPARVDSAGVEAFVAESAAANGYTPEQLVWATPEGIDVAPVYTKADRDGVVAEGYPLDSVPGIAPFVRGPYPTMYVNQPWTIRQYAGFSTAADSNAFYRRNLAAGQKGLSVAFDLATHRGYDSDHPRVTGDVGMAGVAIDSILDMRELFDQIPLDQVSVSMTMNGAVLPILALYVVAAEEQGVKPEQLAGTIQNDILKEFMVRNTYIYPPKPSMRIISDIFAYTSAKMPKFNSISISGYHIQEAGATADLELAYTLADGVEYIRAGLDAGMEIDQFAPRLSFFWAIGMNFFMEVAKLRAGRLLWNELVSKFEPKSQKSLSLRTHSQTSGWSLTAQDVFNNVARTCVEAMAATQGHTQSLHTNALDEALALPTDFSARIARNTQLLLQQESGTTRPIDPWGGSYYVEWLTHQLAERARAHIAEVEAHGGMAQAISEGIPKLRIEEAAARTQARIDTGAQPVIGVNKYQVQEDQEIEVLKVENSRVRAEQNEKLQRLRAERDSAEVERALAELTRAAGSSEGGMGNNLLALAIDAARAKATVGEISDALEKVYGRHQAEIRTLSGVYREEAGKVTNISKAIELVEEFAEAEGRRPRILVAKMGQDGHDRGQKVIATAFADLGMDVDVGPLFQTPEEVAQQAADNDVHIVGVSSLAAGHLTLVPALRQALADVGRPDIMVIVGGVIPPGDFDELYAAGAAAIFPPGTVIADAAIGLLQKLAAELGHEIGGQAGAE, encoded by the coding sequence ATGACTACTCGAGATGTGAACCACGTGATCGGCAGCTTCGCCGAGGTGCCACTGGGCGATTCGTCGCCCGCGCGGGTCGACAGCGCCGGGGTGGAGGCGTTCGTCGCCGAATCCGCCGCCGCCAACGGCTACACCCCCGAACAGCTGGTGTGGGCCACCCCGGAGGGGATCGACGTCGCGCCGGTGTACACCAAGGCCGACCGTGACGGTGTGGTCGCCGAGGGCTATCCGCTCGACAGCGTGCCCGGTATCGCGCCGTTCGTGCGCGGCCCGTACCCGACGATGTACGTGAATCAGCCGTGGACCATCCGCCAGTACGCGGGTTTCTCCACCGCCGCCGATTCCAACGCCTTCTACCGCCGTAATCTGGCCGCGGGCCAGAAGGGGCTGTCGGTCGCCTTCGACCTGGCCACACACCGCGGCTACGACTCCGATCATCCGCGCGTCACCGGTGACGTGGGTATGGCCGGTGTCGCCATCGACTCCATCTTGGACATGCGGGAACTGTTCGATCAGATTCCGCTGGACCAGGTTTCGGTGTCGATGACCATGAACGGCGCGGTGCTGCCGATCCTGGCGCTGTACGTCGTGGCCGCCGAGGAACAGGGCGTCAAGCCGGAACAGCTGGCCGGAACCATTCAGAACGACATTCTGAAAGAGTTCATGGTCCGCAACACCTACATCTATCCGCCGAAGCCCTCGATGCGGATCATCTCCGACATCTTCGCCTACACCAGCGCGAAGATGCCGAAGTTCAACTCGATCTCGATCTCGGGCTACCACATCCAGGAAGCCGGTGCGACCGCCGATCTGGAGCTGGCCTACACCCTCGCCGACGGTGTGGAGTACATCCGTGCCGGTCTGGACGCGGGGATGGAGATCGATCAGTTCGCACCGCGGCTGTCGTTCTTCTGGGCGATCGGCATGAACTTCTTCATGGAGGTCGCCAAGCTGCGCGCGGGCCGGCTGCTGTGGAACGAACTGGTCTCGAAGTTCGAGCCCAAGAGCCAGAAGTCGCTGTCGCTGCGAACCCATTCGCAGACTTCGGGCTGGTCGCTGACCGCCCAGGACGTGTTCAACAATGTCGCGCGCACCTGCGTGGAGGCGATGGCGGCCACCCAGGGCCATACCCAGTCGCTGCACACCAACGCCCTCGACGAGGCGCTGGCACTGCCGACCGACTTCTCCGCCCGCATCGCCCGCAACACCCAGCTGCTGCTGCAGCAGGAGTCGGGCACTACGCGGCCGATCGACCCGTGGGGTGGCTCGTACTACGTCGAGTGGCTGACCCACCAGCTCGCCGAGCGGGCTCGGGCCCATATCGCCGAGGTGGAGGCGCACGGCGGTATGGCACAGGCGATTTCGGAGGGTATTCCGAAGTTGCGCATCGAGGAGGCCGCCGCGCGCACCCAGGCGCGGATCGACACCGGCGCGCAACCGGTGATCGGCGTCAACAAATACCAGGTGCAAGAGGACCAGGAGATCGAGGTCCTCAAGGTCGAGAACTCGCGCGTGCGCGCGGAGCAGAACGAGAAACTCCAGCGTCTGCGCGCCGAACGCGACAGCGCCGAGGTCGAGCGGGCACTGGCCGAATTGACCAGGGCCGCGGGCTCTTCCGAGGGCGGGATGGGCAACAACCTGCTCGCCCTGGCCATCGACGCGGCTCGCGCCAAGGCGACCGTCGGCGAGATCTCCGACGCGCTGGAGAAGGTATACGGCCGCCACCAGGCCGAGATCCGCACACTGTCGGGCGTCTACCGGGAGGAGGCCGGCAAGGTGACCAATATCAGCAAGGCCATCGAGCTGGTCGAGGAATTCGCCGAGGCGGAGGGGCGCCGTCCCCGCATCCTCGTCGCGAAGATGGGCCAGGACGGCCACGACCGCGGGCAGAAGGTCATCGCGACCGCCTTCGCCGATCTCGGCATGGATGTCGATGTGGGCCCGCTGTTCCAGACTCCGGAGGAGGTGGCGCAGCAGGCGGCCGACAACGACGTGCACATCGTCGGTGTCTCCTCGCTGGCGGCCGGTCACCTCACGCTGGTGCCCGCCCTGCGCCAGGCGCTGGCCGATGTCGGACGTCCCGACATCATGGTCATCGTCGGCGGTGTGATCCCGCCGGGTGACTTCGACGAGCTGTACGCCGCAGGTGCCGCGGCGATCTTCCCGCCGGGCACCGTGATCGCCGATGCCGCGATCGGCCTGCTGCAGAAGCTGGCGGCCGAACTCGGCCACGAGATCGGCGGACAAGCCGGGGCGGAATGA
- the meaB gene encoding methylmalonyl Co-A mutase-associated GTPase MeaB, with the protein MSDADLTPAGGGSAGAELPGTQALSTERGMPPALRVAGPERGGGSAGKRGGGSAGKRGGGSAGKRGIDVAELAQAIRGNQRAALARAITLVESTRADHREAAQKLLLELAGGDCAESNRVGITGVPGVGKSTFIDALGMYLIGQGHRVAVLAVDPSSTRTGGSILGDKTRMARLSVERDAYIRPSPTAGTLGGVAKATRETIVLLEAAGYDVILVETVGVGQSEVTVANMVDVFCFLTLARTGDQLQGIKKGVLELADLVAVNKADGRHEVEARAAARELQGAMRLIHPRESLWRPPVLTMSGLNGSGLDTFWDTVLEHRRVLTEAGEFAEKRRRQQVDWTWTMVHDQLLRRLADSPGVKAIRGQVEKRIRDGSLTPALAAEELLRAFDEG; encoded by the coding sequence ATGAGCGACGCCGACCTGACCCCGGCGGGCGGTGGGTCCGCCGGGGCGGAACTGCCCGGCACCCAGGCGCTGTCGACCGAGCGCGGCATGCCCCCGGCGCTGCGGGTGGCCGGTCCGGAACGCGGCGGTGGGTCCGCCGGCAAACGCGGCGGTGGGTCCGCCGGCAAACGCGGCGGTGGGTCCGCCGGCAAACGCGGCATCGATGTCGCGGAGCTGGCACAGGCCATCCGCGGCAATCAGCGTGCCGCGCTCGCGCGGGCGATCACCCTGGTCGAATCGACCCGCGCCGATCACCGCGAGGCCGCTCAGAAGCTGCTGCTCGAACTGGCCGGCGGTGACTGCGCCGAATCCAATCGGGTCGGCATCACCGGCGTGCCCGGGGTGGGCAAGTCGACCTTCATCGACGCCCTCGGGATGTATCTGATCGGTCAGGGGCACCGGGTCGCGGTCCTGGCCGTGGATCCGTCCTCGACCCGCACCGGCGGTTCGATCCTGGGGGACAAGACCCGCATGGCGCGGCTGTCGGTGGAGCGTGACGCCTACATCCGTCCGTCGCCCACGGCGGGCACCCTCGGCGGCGTCGCCAAGGCCACCCGGGAAACCATCGTGCTACTCGAGGCGGCCGGGTACGACGTGATCCTGGTGGAGACTGTCGGCGTCGGGCAGTCCGAGGTGACCGTCGCGAATATGGTCGATGTGTTCTGCTTCCTCACCCTCGCCCGCACCGGAGATCAGTTGCAGGGCATCAAGAAGGGGGTGCTGGAATTGGCCGATCTGGTGGCGGTGAACAAGGCCGATGGGCGGCACGAGGTGGAGGCGCGGGCGGCGGCCCGCGAACTGCAGGGCGCGATGCGGCTGATCCATCCGCGGGAATCGCTGTGGCGGCCACCGGTTCTCACCATGAGCGGACTCAACGGCAGCGGCCTCGACACCTTCTGGGACACGGTGCTCGAACACCGCCGGGTACTCACCGAGGCGGGGGAGTTCGCGGAGAAGCGCCGCCGCCAGCAGGTCGATTGGACCTGGACCATGGTGCACGACCAGCTCTTGCGGCGGTTGGCCGACAGTCCCGGTGTCAAGGCGATCCGCGGTCAGGTCGAAAAGCGGATCCGCGACGGCTCGCTGACTCCGGCACTGGCCGCGGAGGAACTGCTGCGAGCCTTCGACGAGGGATAG
- a CDS encoding carboxylesterase/lipase family protein: protein MNRRAFLRDLTATATLPWLATGCVGGEADSVVATASGRVRGRVDAGIHAFRGVPYAAPPIGAHRYRPPRPVRAWSGVRDAIALGPTPPQPATPPPLEFFAPPIPGADYLNLNIWTREPGSARMPVVVWIFGGGFDTGSNGLYDGTAFARDGVVFVAMNYRLGAEGFLFLDDEVANVALLDQISALEWVRDNIAAFGGDPDNVTIAGQSAGAMAVGTLLTMPRASGLFRRAILESGAGNLCYSAATAREIGQRLVTKLGVAADRDAVATAGVERVLAAQTAVMGDLARQPDPQRWGGEPGCRVNMWRPTLDGSTLSAAPVDAVTAGAGADVDVLIGHNGAEGRLSLVPFRGLDSVTEAELATAMHLYRLPVERALTAYRAAYPGADPGALLAIVQGDWFYTVPGLRLADAHAPAPASTYMYEFTWRSPQFDGQLGSCHFLEVPFAFDRLHDPRMRWLTGPNPPQQLADLVHGAWVQFATTGRVHWPPYEPLRRTTMRLDLEPTVIDDPCPVRTLWEGIALT, encoded by the coding sequence ATGAACCGCCGGGCGTTTCTTCGCGACCTGACCGCGACGGCGACGCTCCCCTGGCTCGCCACCGGTTGCGTTGGCGGCGAGGCGGATTCGGTCGTCGCCACCGCCTCGGGCCGGGTACGGGGCAGGGTGGACGCGGGGATCCACGCGTTTCGCGGCGTGCCCTATGCGGCGCCGCCCATCGGTGCGCACCGCTATCGTCCGCCGCGCCCGGTCCGAGCCTGGAGCGGCGTGCGTGACGCCATCGCGCTGGGACCCACGCCACCACAGCCGGCTACTCCGCCGCCGTTGGAGTTCTTCGCACCTCCGATTCCGGGAGCGGACTATCTCAACCTCAATATCTGGACTCGCGAACCCGGTTCGGCGCGGATGCCGGTGGTGGTGTGGATCTTCGGCGGCGGATTCGACACCGGCAGCAACGGCCTCTACGACGGGACCGCGTTCGCTCGCGACGGGGTGGTGTTCGTCGCGATGAACTACCGCCTCGGCGCCGAGGGGTTCTTGTTCCTCGACGACGAGGTGGCGAATGTGGCACTGCTGGATCAGATCTCGGCGCTGGAATGGGTGCGCGACAATATCGCCGCGTTCGGCGGCGACCCGGACAACGTCACGATCGCCGGACAGTCCGCGGGGGCGATGGCCGTGGGCACGCTACTGACCATGCCCCGCGCCTCCGGGCTGTTCCGGCGGGCCATCCTGGAGAGCGGAGCGGGCAATCTGTGCTACTCCGCCGCCACCGCCCGCGAGATCGGGCAACGTCTCGTCACGAAACTCGGTGTGGCCGCCGACCGTGACGCCGTGGCGACGGCGGGGGTCGAACGGGTGCTGGCCGCCCAGACCGCGGTGATGGGCGATCTCGCGCGGCAACCGGATCCACAGCGATGGGGTGGTGAACCGGGATGCCGGGTCAACATGTGGCGGCCCACGCTCGACGGCAGCACACTGTCCGCCGCGCCCGTCGACGCCGTCACCGCCGGAGCGGGCGCGGATGTCGATGTCCTGATCGGGCACAACGGTGCGGAAGGGCGGCTGTCACTGGTTCCGTTCCGCGGCCTCGACTCGGTCACCGAGGCGGAACTGGCCACCGCGATGCACCTGTATCGGCTGCCCGTCGAGCGTGCGCTGACCGCCTATCGCGCCGCCTATCCGGGCGCCGATCCCGGGGCGCTGCTGGCGATCGTGCAGGGCGACTGGTTCTATACCGTGCCGGGACTCCGGCTGGCCGATGCCCACGCACCCGCGCCCGCGTCCACCTACATGTACGAATTCACGTGGCGCTCACCGCAGTTCGACGGACAACTGGGGTCGTGCCATTTCCTGGAGGTACCCTTCGCCTTCGATCGGCTGCACGACCCGCGCATGCGCTGGCTCACCGGACCGAACCCGCCGCAACAGCTGGCCGATCTCGTCCACGGCGCCTGGGTACAGTTCGCCACCACCGGCCGAGTGCACTGGCCACCCTACGAACCTCTCCGCCGCACGACGATGCGATTGGACCTGGAGCCCACCGTCATCGATGACCCGTGCCCGGTCCGGACGTTGTGGGAGGGCATCGCTCTCACCTGA
- a CDS encoding TetR/AcrR family transcriptional regulator: protein MARRTQGTAAGLSRERIAAAAVALIDRDGLERFGVRRLAEELGVDPMSIYNHIKGKAALLDAATEAVLAEISADAEDAGSWEEIARRTARDYLATASRHPHIVALLAARPQTSPSALTALERLVSAMRAAGLPDEVVSDTPTLLFGFLNGYLMAILGPGGPSTVPDIDSARYPTMATLAPRLAGFGSVAEFDRMLDTVLTGIRQRAAGCAQG from the coding sequence GTGGCCAGGCGCACGCAGGGGACGGCGGCGGGACTCAGTCGCGAGCGGATCGCGGCCGCGGCGGTCGCACTCATCGATCGCGACGGCCTGGAGCGGTTCGGTGTGCGGCGGCTCGCCGAGGAACTCGGGGTCGACCCGATGTCGATCTACAACCACATCAAAGGCAAGGCGGCGCTGCTGGACGCGGCCACCGAAGCCGTACTCGCCGAGATCTCGGCCGATGCCGAGGACGCCGGAAGCTGGGAGGAGATCGCGCGCCGGACCGCTCGCGACTACCTGGCGACGGCCTCTCGGCACCCCCACATCGTCGCGCTGCTGGCCGCCCGGCCGCAGACCTCACCCTCGGCGCTGACCGCACTCGAGCGGCTGGTCAGCGCGATGCGCGCGGCCGGTCTGCCGGATGAGGTCGTCTCGGACACGCCGACGCTGCTGTTCGGATTCCTCAACGGCTATCTGATGGCGATACTCGGCCCCGGCGGCCCTTCGACCGTTCCCGATATCGACTCCGCGCGGTATCCGACGATGGCCACACTCGCGCCGCGGCTCGCCGGTTTCGGATCCGTAGCGGAATTCGACCGGATGCTCGACACGGTGCTGACGGGAATCCGGCAGCGCGCGGCCGGGTGCGCCCAGGGGTAG
- a CDS encoding amidohydrolase family protein: protein MNFDEGDRAAVADFRSRLGLSGIIDVHTHFMPDRVLRKVWAYFDSAGPLIGRPWPIAYRDDEKERLTTLRGFGVRAFTSLVYPHKPDMAAWLNEWAADFAAHTPDCLHTATFFPEHHAESYVSAAIESGARIFKSHIQVGGYHPGDPLLTDVWGLLSEAGIPVLAHCGSGPAPGDFTGPEPIAELLRRFPKLRLIIAHMGVPEHSEFLDIAQRYDTVYLDTTMSFTDFVEERTPFPRSEYPRLADLGDRILFGSDFPNIPYSYAHALEALERLDLGENWLRAVCHDNAARLFALD, encoded by the coding sequence GTGAATTTCGACGAGGGTGACCGGGCGGCGGTCGCGGATTTCCGGTCCCGGCTGGGCCTGTCCGGAATCATCGATGTCCATACCCATTTCATGCCGGACCGGGTCCTGCGCAAGGTGTGGGCGTATTTCGATTCGGCCGGCCCACTGATCGGACGCCCCTGGCCGATCGCCTACCGCGACGACGAGAAGGAACGCCTGACCACGCTGCGCGGATTCGGGGTCCGTGCGTTCACCTCACTGGTGTACCCGCACAAGCCCGATATGGCGGCGTGGCTCAACGAGTGGGCGGCCGATTTCGCCGCCCACACCCCCGATTGCCTGCACACCGCGACCTTCTTTCCCGAACATCACGCCGAGAGTTACGTGAGCGCGGCGATCGAGTCCGGGGCCCGAATCTTCAAATCCCACATCCAGGTCGGCGGCTACCATCCCGGCGATCCGCTGCTGACCGACGTCTGGGGGTTGCTGTCCGAGGCCGGAATCCCGGTGCTGGCCCATTGTGGCTCCGGTCCCGCACCCGGCGACTTCACCGGGCCGGAGCCGATCGCCGAACTCCTGCGACGCTTTCCGAAACTACGATTGATCATCGCCCATATGGGCGTACCCGAACATTCGGAATTCCTCGATATCGCCCAGCGGTACGACACCGTATATCTGGACACCACGATGTCGTTCACCGATTTCGTCGAGGAGCGAACTCCGTTCCCGCGCAGCGAGTATCCCCGGCTGGCCGACCTCGGTGACCGCATTCTGTTCGGCAGCGACTTCCCGAACATCCCGTATTCCTACGCCCACGCGCTCGAGGCGCTCGAACGGCTCGACCTCGGCGAGAATTGGTTGCGCGCGGTGTGCCACGACAATGCCGCTCGGTTGTTCGCACTGGACTGA